The following proteins come from a genomic window of Microbacterium sulfonylureivorans:
- a CDS encoding ABC transporter permease, which yields MTSTETETMLRAQSAAQPGARVKAPKATRSWSDVAFAVWGVIVMLFLFLPIIVIVIYSFNTGRLLVSWDGFGFDAFLTILEKPAIQSAVRVSLITAFIAAIIATVLGTLAGIAMARHPGKWVWWFLGLLLLVSVTPEIVDAVALLPWMVFLGQDVGLGMFNDGIVRLSIGSSLFATAVVSYIVRARLVGMDANLEEASADLYAKPITTFRRVTLALAMPAVLAGFLLAFTLSLDNTIVAAFVQVSGTTPWPVYVLSAVRSGLRPEIAAVSTIMLLLTLVALALVALVLKRAGDSATQIARTMTGG from the coding sequence ATGACCAGCACCGAGACCGAGACGATGCTCCGCGCTCAGTCCGCAGCACAGCCGGGCGCACGCGTCAAAGCGCCGAAGGCCACCCGCTCCTGGTCGGATGTCGCGTTCGCCGTGTGGGGCGTGATCGTCATGCTCTTCCTGTTCCTGCCGATCATCGTCATCGTCATCTACTCGTTCAACACCGGGCGACTGCTCGTGTCGTGGGACGGCTTCGGCTTCGACGCCTTCCTCACGATCCTCGAGAAGCCGGCGATCCAGAGCGCCGTGCGCGTCTCGCTGATCACGGCGTTCATCGCCGCGATCATCGCGACCGTGCTCGGCACGCTCGCCGGCATCGCAATGGCGCGCCATCCCGGCAAGTGGGTGTGGTGGTTCCTCGGGCTCCTCCTCCTCGTGTCGGTCACCCCCGAGATCGTCGACGCGGTGGCGCTGCTGCCCTGGATGGTGTTCCTCGGCCAGGACGTCGGACTCGGCATGTTCAACGACGGCATCGTGCGCCTCTCGATCGGCTCGTCGCTGTTCGCGACCGCCGTCGTGTCGTACATCGTGCGCGCGCGCCTCGTCGGCATGGACGCGAATCTCGAAGAGGCGTCGGCCGACCTCTACGCGAAGCCGATCACGACGTTCCGCCGCGTCACGCTCGCCCTTGCGATGCCGGCCGTGCTCGCCGGCTTCCTGCTGGCGTTCACCCTGAGCCTCGACAACACGATCGTCGCGGCCTTCGTGCAGGTCTCGGGCACGACGCCGTGGCCGGTGTACGTGCTGAGCGCGGTGCGCTCGGGACTGCGCCCCGAGATCGCGGCCGTGTCGACGATCATGCTGCTGCTCACTCTCGTGGCCCTCGCCCTGGTCGCGCTGGTGCTCAAGCGTGCAGGAGACTCGGCGACGCAGATCGCCCGCACGATGACCGGCGGCTGA
- a CDS encoding ABC transporter permease, with product MRSRSAGAALAAPAWAWLLLFFVAPVAMVVYFSFGYKPGVFGTHATDILSFDRYGEALSPTFFATFQNTLWVGILGTVLCFLIGAPVAYWMAFKVRPSRRGILIALVLVPFWTNFLVRTIGWQVILAPEGWLSTVLQGIGVLDGPLALMYTRTAVVIGVVYNYLPLMILPLFVAFDRVGPALREASKDLGAGKWTTFFRVTLPLSQPGIIAGVLLVFIPLMGDYITATVLGGAQGNMVGQLVASQFQTAQNWALGSAMAVLLMLVIMLTIGFAAVVIWLATLPLRMRSRLVLGPAPESVRADAATTTPAEVAS from the coding sequence GTGCGTAGTCGCTCTGCGGGGGCCGCGCTCGCCGCTCCGGCGTGGGCGTGGCTCCTGCTTTTCTTCGTCGCCCCCGTCGCGATGGTCGTGTACTTCAGCTTCGGGTACAAGCCCGGCGTGTTCGGCACGCACGCGACCGACATCCTGTCGTTCGACCGCTATGGCGAGGCCCTCTCGCCCACGTTCTTCGCGACGTTCCAGAACACGCTGTGGGTCGGCATCCTCGGCACGGTCCTGTGCTTCCTCATCGGGGCCCCGGTCGCGTACTGGATGGCCTTCAAGGTGCGCCCGTCGCGCCGCGGCATCCTCATCGCCCTCGTCCTGGTGCCGTTCTGGACGAACTTCCTCGTCCGGACGATCGGGTGGCAGGTCATCCTGGCCCCGGAGGGGTGGCTCTCGACGGTCCTGCAGGGCATCGGCGTCCTGGACGGGCCGCTGGCCCTGATGTACACGAGGACCGCCGTGGTCATCGGCGTCGTCTACAACTACCTGCCGCTGATGATCCTGCCCCTGTTCGTCGCGTTCGACCGCGTCGGCCCGGCGCTGCGTGAAGCGTCGAAGGACCTCGGCGCCGGCAAGTGGACGACGTTCTTCCGCGTCACGCTGCCACTGTCGCAGCCGGGCATCATCGCCGGCGTGCTTCTCGTCTTCATCCCGCTCATGGGCGATTACATCACGGCCACCGTGCTGGGCGGCGCACAGGGCAACATGGTCGGCCAGCTCGTCGCGAGCCAGTTCCAGACCGCACAGAACTGGGCGCTCGGCTCGGCGATGGCCGTGCTGCTCATGCTCGTGATCATGCTCACGATCGGCTTCGCGGCCGTCGTCATCTGGCTCGCGACGCTGCCGTTGCGCATGCGCAGCCGTCTCGTGCTCGGGCCGGCTCCCGAGTCGGTGCGAGCGGATGCCGCGACCACGACCCCCGCGGAGGTGGCGTCATGA
- a CDS encoding polyamine ABC transporter substrate-binding protein, whose amino-acid sequence MTDSPNPLRILAPEGSAPAIVRELSRRRFLSIAAIAGGAAALAACSPSGGGSPQPQATGGTLEDNVSVYTWGDYDSPDVVSSFTSELGPKVTLDSYSSNEELIAKLVAAKGTSGYDIVVPTGVFIPQMIENGLLTKFNKDLLPNMANMDPAYLGRAWDPGNDYSVCKAWGTTGYVYDKTVITRELTTWADFFDAAQNEASGKTSMSDDPAGIIGSYFWANDMDWNTEDPEELEAARQFLVEEIAPHISAFDSYPGTNAIPQGTQVLLQAWNGDARLGLQESSDPDRWQWVLPGPVTELWMDNWAIAAGAPHPEAAHAFIDYSMSPESLALNLDYIGYNVGGKDMEAAAVEAGLDYTDLIFFTPEQLETMHEQELNDSQTTRVEIYNEMKAAAGA is encoded by the coding sequence ATGACCGATTCCCCCAACCCTCTCCGCATCCTCGCCCCCGAGGGCTCGGCCCCGGCCATCGTCCGCGAACTCTCGCGTCGCCGCTTCCTCAGCATCGCGGCGATCGCGGGCGGCGCGGCCGCGCTGGCGGCGTGCTCGCCGTCCGGCGGAGGATCGCCGCAGCCTCAGGCGACCGGCGGCACGCTCGAAGACAACGTCTCGGTGTACACGTGGGGCGACTACGACTCGCCCGACGTCGTGTCGTCGTTCACGTCGGAGCTCGGCCCGAAGGTCACGCTCGACTCGTACAGCTCCAACGAGGAGCTCATCGCCAAGCTCGTCGCGGCGAAGGGCACGTCGGGATACGACATCGTCGTGCCGACGGGCGTCTTCATCCCGCAGATGATCGAGAACGGCCTCCTGACGAAGTTCAACAAGGACCTCCTGCCGAACATGGCGAACATGGATCCGGCGTACCTCGGTCGCGCCTGGGACCCGGGCAACGACTACTCCGTCTGCAAGGCGTGGGGCACCACCGGCTACGTCTACGACAAGACCGTGATCACGCGCGAGCTCACCACGTGGGCCGACTTCTTCGACGCCGCGCAGAACGAGGCGAGCGGCAAGACGTCGATGTCGGACGACCCGGCCGGCATCATCGGCTCGTACTTCTGGGCGAACGACATGGATTGGAACACCGAGGACCCGGAGGAGCTCGAGGCTGCCCGCCAGTTCCTCGTCGAGGAGATCGCGCCGCACATCTCGGCGTTCGACTCCTACCCCGGCACCAACGCCATTCCGCAGGGGACGCAGGTGCTGCTGCAGGCGTGGAACGGTGACGCGCGACTCGGACTCCAGGAGAGCAGCGACCCCGATCGCTGGCAGTGGGTGCTCCCCGGCCCCGTCACCGAACTGTGGATGGACAACTGGGCCATCGCCGCGGGCGCCCCGCACCCGGAGGCGGCGCACGCGTTCATCGACTACTCGATGTCGCCCGAGAGCCTCGCGCTCAATCTCGACTACATCGGCTACAACGTCGGGGGCAAGGACATGGAGGCCGCAGCGGTCGAGGCCGGCCTCGACTACACCGACCTGATCTTCTTCACGCCCGAGCAGCTCGAGACGATGCACGAGCAGGAGCTCAACGACTCGCAGACCACCCGCGTGGAGATCTACAACGAGATGAAGGCCGCGGCTGGTGCGTAG
- a CDS encoding ABC transporter ATP-binding protein produces MTTATDAETAPATNPVSTEGRGAVILDRITKRYGDQLAVDDLSLTIQPGEFISLLGPSGCGKTTTLRMIAGFEHPDSGDISVSGRSVLNAPPYRRDVNTVFQAYALFPHLSVAENVAYGLQQRRTPKSEIREKVTQALDLVQMRRFGDRKPTQLSGGQQQRIALARALVNRPAVLLLDEPLGALDRQLREEMQLELKLLQSRLGITFVFVTHDQGEALSMSDRIAIMRAGRIEQLADADTVYARPASAYVAAFVGQQNFFRGGIAESGAAIASPHALVRAAGATLSGVAQGEAAVRPEYIRIEADGGATTSAPNVARGELIGVSHLGDTMQYLVRLGDDQSLIVRRPTPDAPSLQVGDAVVCSWAAHHVMLFPADDAAQEGGYVAPPTL; encoded by the coding sequence GTGACCACGGCGACTGACGCGGAGACGGCTCCGGCGACCAACCCCGTCTCGACAGAGGGCCGCGGTGCGGTGATCCTCGACAGGATCACGAAGCGGTACGGGGATCAGCTCGCCGTCGACGACCTGTCACTGACGATCCAGCCAGGCGAGTTCATCTCGCTGCTGGGTCCATCCGGCTGTGGAAAGACCACGACCCTGCGCATGATCGCCGGGTTCGAGCATCCGGACTCCGGAGACATCAGCGTGTCGGGACGCTCGGTGCTGAACGCACCGCCGTACCGCCGCGACGTCAACACCGTCTTCCAGGCGTACGCGCTCTTCCCGCACCTGTCGGTGGCCGAGAACGTCGCCTACGGCCTTCAGCAGCGACGGACTCCGAAGTCCGAGATCCGCGAGAAGGTGACGCAGGCCCTCGATCTCGTGCAGATGCGCCGGTTCGGCGACCGCAAGCCCACGCAGCTCTCGGGCGGGCAGCAGCAGCGCATCGCGCTCGCCCGCGCCCTCGTCAACCGCCCCGCCGTGCTCCTCCTCGACGAGCCGCTCGGCGCCCTCGACCGCCAGCTGCGTGAAGAGATGCAGCTCGAGCTCAAGCTGCTCCAGTCGCGTCTGGGCATCACGTTCGTCTTCGTGACCCACGATCAGGGCGAGGCGCTCTCGATGAGCGACCGGATCGCGATCATGCGCGCGGGCCGCATCGAGCAGCTCGCCGACGCCGACACCGTCTACGCACGACCGGCGTCGGCGTACGTCGCCGCGTTCGTCGGGCAGCAGAACTTCTTCCGCGGCGGGATCGCCGAGTCGGGCGCCGCCATCGCCTCGCCGCACGCACTCGTGCGAGCCGCGGGCGCGACGCTCTCCGGCGTCGCGCAGGGCGAGGCGGCCGTCCGGCCGGAGTACATCCGCATCGAGGCCGACGGCGGCGCGACGACCTCCGCGCCCAACGTGGCGCGAGGCGAGCTCATCGGTGTCTCCCACCTCGGCGACACGATGCAGTACCTGGTGCGACTCGGCGACGACCAGAGCCTCATCGTCCGCCGCCCCACACCCGACGCGCCGTCGCTGCAGGTCGGCGATGCCGTCGTCTGCAGCTGGGCCGCGCACCACGTGATGCTCTTCCCCGCCGACGACGCCGCCCAGGAGGGCGGCTACGTCGCACCGCCGACGCTCTGA
- a CDS encoding DNA-formamidopyrimidine glycosylase family protein — translation MPEGDTVYRTARRLDDVLAGAEVTRFELRVPQVATVDLTGRTVHGVVARGKHLLHRIGDHTLHSHLKMEGEWHVYRRGERWRAAGFKARAVIGATAPGGTEWETVGFDLADIAVVPSTDEASLVGHLGPDPLSEEWDPGEAARRLAADDRPVHVAIQDQRNVAGFGNEYANEILFVRGILPTAPASGTDAAALVDLGARMIRANRDRRDRTFTGDARPGRTTWVYGRKGRPCRRCGTLIRGGALGADPTKERIVFWCPVCQTSPGPP, via the coding sequence ATGCCTGAGGGCGACACCGTCTACCGCACCGCCCGCCGGCTCGACGACGTGCTCGCGGGAGCGGAGGTCACCCGATTCGAACTGCGGGTGCCGCAGGTCGCGACGGTCGACCTGACCGGTCGGACCGTGCACGGCGTGGTGGCCCGCGGCAAGCACCTGCTCCATCGCATCGGCGATCACACGCTGCACTCGCACCTCAAGATGGAGGGCGAGTGGCACGTCTACCGCCGCGGCGAGCGCTGGCGGGCTGCAGGGTTCAAGGCACGCGCGGTGATCGGCGCCACGGCGCCCGGCGGCACCGAATGGGAGACCGTCGGCTTCGACCTCGCCGACATCGCCGTCGTCCCCTCGACCGACGAGGCCTCGCTCGTCGGTCACCTCGGCCCCGACCCGCTCTCCGAGGAGTGGGACCCGGGCGAGGCGGCGCGGCGCCTCGCCGCCGACGACCGCCCGGTGCACGTCGCGATCCAGGACCAGCGCAACGTCGCGGGGTTCGGCAACGAGTACGCCAACGAGATCCTGTTCGTCCGCGGCATCCTGCCCACTGCTCCGGCGAGCGGGACGGATGCCGCGGCACTCGTCGACCTCGGCGCCCGCATGATCCGCGCGAACCGCGACCGCCGTGACCGCACGTTCACCGGCGACGCGAGACCCGGCCGGACGACCTGGGTGTATGGACGGAAAGGGCGTCCGTGCCGGCGATGCGGCACGCTCATCCGCGGCGGCGCACTCGGCGCCGACCCGACGAAGGAGCGGATCGTGTTCTGGTGCCCGGTGTGCCAGACATCGCCCGGGCCCCCGTGA
- a CDS encoding ATP-dependent helicase — protein sequence MSDVLERFGPATQDWFRGAFPRPTDAQIGAWDAISHGKHALVVAPTGSGKTLSAFLWAIDRVFREKQATKPSSAATARKRRADASASPTRILYISPLKALGVDVERNLRSPLVGIGQSGRRLGIAVPDVSVGVRSGDTTSSDRRKLVTAPPDILITTPESLYLMLTSAAGETLKNVHTVIVDEVHAVAATKRGAHLAVSLERLDATLERPAQRIGLSATVRPIDEVARFLGGSAPVEIVAPRATKAFDMRVVVPIDDMLNPPPPPGTAPLPADEGDPVDEDWFAEGATGAKTRASGSGETEMTGSVWPHVEEAIVDRILQQRSTIVFCNSRRLAERLTGRLNEIYSERLGLDLPEASVPAAMMAQAGATAGADPVLAKAHHGSVSKEQRAQVEEELKSGVLRCVVATSSLELGIDMGAVDLVIQVEAPPSAASGLQRIGRAGHQVGEVSRAALFPKHRGDVLHTAIVTERMLAGQIEAISIPQNPLDILAQQTVAASALGPVDVEGWYETLKRSAPFRSLPRSAYEATLDLLAGRFPSDEFAELRPRLIWDRDHGTLTGRPGSQRIAVTSGGTIPDRGLFGVFVAGESQNARVGELDEEMVYESRVNDVFTLGTTSWRIVEITHDRVNVVPAFGQPGKVPFWHGDGIGRPAELGEALGKFSREVSTAKPDRAEERLRDAGLDDNAQGNLLAYLAEQRESTGTLPTDRQLTVERGRDEVGDWRVILHSPYGMQVHAPWALAVNARIRERLGVEGSAVASDDGIIARIPDASAEPPGAELFVFDPDELEQIVTDEVGGSALFASRFRECAARALLMPRRNPGRRSPLWQQRQRSAQLLEVARRYPTFPIILETLREVLQDVYDVPSLLRIARSIGDRRIRLIETEPAQPSPFARDLLFGYVGAFMYEGDSPLAERRAAALSVDPALLSELLGKIEMRELLDPDVMAQFEREAQRLDPERRARGIEGVADLLRLLGPLDAAEIAARLQPADDPLGTATEGEASALLDALIEARRAIPVTIAGVRRGAAIEDAGRLRDAIGVALPVGIPTAFLEPLADPLGDLVARHARTHGPFTADAVAQRLGIGIAVARHTLQRLESQGRLTSGFFLPTSTAGAGDDTEWCDTEVLRRLRMRSLAAIRGSVEPVPQDAYARFLPVWQHITRPLEGVDGVAAVVEQLAGVPIPASAWESLILPARVADYAPAMLDELTASGEVVWSGHGSLPGRDGWVALHPADALPLTLTAADDEIAPGSLDEQLLSALSAGGGYFAAQLRGLTGAENEQSVVEALWRLTWAGRVSNDTFAPVRTLVGGGSQAHRVARKAPRTRLYRGAAVRTVAASVPPRPPAIGGRWSLLPSPEADAALRATAAASLLLDRYGVVTRGAVQAEGLPGGFAQAYRVLAGFEEAGHCRRGYVVEKLGAAQFAASATVDRLREYAGLPDPPPLRAVTLAATDPANPYGAALAWPALEGVGHRPGRKAGALVVLVDGALVLYLERGGKSALAFTGDEGEITAATRDLAATARARRLDTLTIEQVNGAFVHGTGWGRSLRDAGFVESPRGLTLRRLTAGDAERAARQAAGSPNA from the coding sequence ATGAGCGACGTGCTCGAGCGGTTCGGCCCTGCCACACAGGACTGGTTCCGCGGCGCCTTCCCGCGGCCGACCGACGCGCAGATCGGCGCGTGGGACGCGATCTCGCACGGAAAGCACGCGCTCGTGGTCGCCCCGACCGGCTCGGGCAAGACGCTGTCGGCGTTCCTCTGGGCGATCGACCGGGTCTTCCGCGAGAAGCAGGCGACGAAGCCCTCGTCCGCGGCGACCGCGCGCAAGCGCCGGGCGGATGCCTCGGCCTCCCCCACCCGCATCCTCTACATCTCACCGCTCAAGGCACTCGGCGTCGACGTCGAGCGCAACCTCCGCTCGCCCCTCGTGGGGATCGGCCAGTCCGGGCGCCGCCTCGGCATCGCCGTGCCCGACGTCAGCGTGGGCGTCCGCTCCGGCGACACGACGTCGAGCGATCGCCGCAAGCTGGTCACCGCTCCACCCGACATCCTCATCACGACGCCCGAGTCGCTGTACCTCATGCTCACGAGCGCCGCCGGCGAGACGCTCAAGAACGTGCACACCGTCATCGTCGACGAGGTGCACGCGGTCGCCGCGACCAAGCGCGGCGCGCACCTCGCGGTGAGCCTCGAGCGCCTCGACGCGACCCTTGAGCGGCCGGCGCAGCGCATCGGCCTGTCCGCCACGGTCCGCCCGATCGACGAGGTCGCCCGGTTCCTCGGCGGATCGGCGCCCGTCGAGATCGTCGCGCCCCGGGCGACGAAGGCGTTCGACATGCGCGTCGTCGTGCCCATCGACGACATGCTCAATCCGCCCCCTCCGCCGGGAACTGCTCCGCTGCCCGCCGACGAGGGCGATCCGGTCGACGAGGACTGGTTCGCCGAAGGCGCGACCGGCGCGAAGACCCGCGCGAGCGGCTCCGGCGAGACCGAGATGACCGGCTCGGTGTGGCCGCACGTCGAGGAGGCGATCGTCGACCGCATCCTGCAGCAGCGGTCGACCATCGTGTTCTGCAACTCGCGACGGCTGGCCGAGCGTCTGACCGGCCGGCTCAACGAGATCTACTCCGAGCGCCTCGGGCTCGACCTGCCCGAGGCATCCGTCCCCGCGGCCATGATGGCGCAGGCAGGTGCGACGGCCGGCGCCGATCCCGTCCTGGCCAAGGCCCACCACGGCTCGGTGTCGAAGGAGCAGCGGGCCCAGGTCGAGGAGGAGCTCAAGTCGGGCGTGCTGCGGTGCGTGGTGGCGACGAGCAGCCTCGAGCTCGGCATCGACATGGGCGCGGTCGATCTCGTCATCCAGGTCGAGGCGCCGCCGAGCGCGGCATCCGGTCTCCAGCGCATCGGCCGCGCAGGTCACCAGGTCGGCGAGGTCAGCCGCGCGGCGCTCTTCCCCAAGCACCGCGGCGACGTGCTGCACACGGCGATCGTCACCGAGCGGATGCTCGCCGGCCAGATCGAGGCGATCTCGATCCCGCAGAACCCGCTCGACATCCTGGCTCAGCAGACCGTCGCCGCCTCCGCCCTCGGACCTGTCGACGTCGAAGGCTGGTACGAGACGCTCAAGCGCAGCGCGCCGTTCCGCTCGCTGCCGCGCTCGGCCTACGAGGCCACGCTCGATCTCCTCGCCGGCCGCTTCCCGTCCGACGAGTTCGCCGAGCTCCGCCCTCGACTCATCTGGGACCGCGATCACGGCACGCTGACGGGCAGACCGGGATCGCAGCGGATCGCCGTGACCAGCGGCGGCACCATCCCCGACCGCGGCCTGTTCGGGGTGTTCGTCGCGGGCGAGTCGCAGAACGCCCGCGTCGGCGAGCTCGACGAGGAGATGGTCTACGAGTCACGCGTCAACGACGTGTTCACGCTCGGCACCACGAGCTGGCGCATCGTCGAGATCACGCACGACAGGGTCAACGTCGTGCCGGCCTTCGGGCAGCCCGGCAAGGTGCCGTTCTGGCACGGCGACGGCATCGGCCGCCCCGCCGAGCTCGGCGAGGCGCTCGGAAAGTTCTCCCGCGAGGTGTCGACCGCCAAGCCCGACAGAGCGGAGGAGCGCCTGCGCGACGCCGGCCTCGACGACAACGCGCAGGGCAACCTGCTCGCCTATCTGGCCGAGCAGCGCGAGTCGACCGGCACGCTCCCGACCGACCGGCAGCTGACCGTCGAGCGCGGCCGCGACGAGGTCGGCGACTGGCGCGTGATCCTGCATTCCCCGTACGGCATGCAGGTGCACGCACCGTGGGCGCTGGCCGTGAACGCGCGCATCCGCGAGCGTCTCGGTGTCGAAGGATCCGCCGTGGCGAGCGACGACGGCATCATCGCCCGGATTCCGGATGCCTCGGCCGAGCCCCCCGGTGCCGAACTGTTCGTCTTCGATCCCGACGAGCTCGAGCAGATCGTGACCGACGAGGTGGGCGGGTCGGCGCTGTTCGCCTCGCGATTCCGGGAGTGCGCGGCGCGAGCTCTCCTCATGCCGCGGCGCAACCCCGGCCGGCGCAGTCCGCTCTGGCAGCAGCGCCAGCGCTCCGCGCAGCTGCTCGAGGTCGCCCGGCGCTACCCGACGTTCCCTATCATCCTCGAGACGCTCCGCGAGGTCCTGCAGGACGTCTACGACGTGCCGTCACTCCTGCGGATCGCGCGCAGCATCGGCGATCGCCGCATCCGCCTCATCGAGACCGAGCCCGCCCAGCCGTCGCCCTTCGCGCGCGACCTCCTGTTCGGATATGTCGGCGCGTTCATGTACGAGGGCGACTCGCCCCTCGCCGAGCGGCGCGCAGCCGCCCTGTCGGTCGACCCGGCGCTCCTGTCGGAGCTGCTGGGCAAGATCGAGATGCGGGAACTGCTCGACCCCGACGTCATGGCGCAGTTCGAGCGCGAGGCGCAGCGGCTCGATCCCGAGCGCCGCGCCCGCGGGATCGAAGGCGTCGCCGACCTCCTCCGCCTGCTCGGCCCGCTCGACGCGGCCGAGATCGCGGCCCGGCTCCAGCCCGCCGACGACCCGCTCGGCACGGCGACGGAGGGCGAGGCATCCGCTCTCCTCGACGCTCTGATCGAGGCGCGTCGCGCGATCCCGGTCACGATCGCCGGCGTCCGCCGCGGCGCTGCGATCGAAGACGCCGGACGCCTGCGCGATGCGATCGGCGTGGCGCTGCCCGTCGGCATCCCCACCGCATTCCTCGAACCTCTGGCAGATCCGCTGGGCGACCTCGTCGCACGGCATGCCCGTACCCACGGGCCGTTCACGGCCGATGCCGTGGCCCAGCGCCTCGGCATCGGCATCGCCGTCGCGCGCCACACCCTGCAGCGCCTCGAATCGCAGGGGAGGCTGACGAGCGGCTTCTTCCTGCCGACGTCGACCGCGGGGGCCGGCGACGACACCGAATGGTGCGACACCGAGGTGCTCCGACGACTCCGGATGCGTTCGCTCGCGGCCATCCGGGGCAGCGTCGAGCCCGTGCCGCAGGACGCCTACGCGCGCTTCCTCCCGGTGTGGCAGCACATCACGAGGCCTCTCGAAGGCGTCGACGGCGTCGCCGCGGTGGTGGAGCAGCTCGCCGGAGTGCCGATCCCCGCGAGTGCCTGGGAATCGCTGATCCTCCCCGCCCGCGTCGCCGACTACGCGCCCGCCATGCTCGACGAGCTCACGGCGTCGGGCGAGGTCGTCTGGTCGGGGCACGGAAGCCTTCCCGGCCGTGACGGGTGGGTGGCGCTGCATCCGGCCGACGCCCTGCCGCTCACCCTCACCGCGGCGGACGACGAGATCGCCCCCGGCTCGCTCGACGAGCAGCTCCTGTCGGCGCTGAGCGCGGGCGGCGGCTACTTCGCGGCCCAGCTGCGCGGACTCACCGGAGCCGAGAACGAACAGTCCGTCGTCGAGGCGCTCTGGCGCCTGACCTGGGCGGGGCGGGTCTCGAACGACACATTCGCTCCCGTCCGCACTCTCGTCGGCGGCGGATCGCAGGCTCACCGCGTCGCGCGCAAGGCACCGCGCACACGGCTCTACCGCGGCGCGGCGGTACGGACCGTCGCGGCGTCGGTCCCGCCCCGTCCGCCGGCCATCGGCGGACGCTGGTCGCTGCTTCCCTCGCCCGAGGCCGACGCGGCCCTGCGGGCGACGGCGGCCGCGAGCCTGCTGCTCGACCGGTACGGCGTCGTCACGCGCGGAGCGGTGCAGGCAGAGGGCCTCCCTGGCGGCTTCGCCCAGGCGTACCGGGTGCTCGCAGGATTCGAAGAGGCCGGGCACTGCCGCCGCGGGTACGTCGTGGAGAAGCTGGGAGCGGCGCAGTTCGCGGCATCCGCCACCGTCGACCGGCTGCGCGAGTACGCCGGGCTCCCTGATCCGCCGCCGCTGCGGGCCGTGACCCTCGCGGCCACCGATCCCGCGAACCCGTACGGCGCGGCGCTCGCGTGGCCGGCCCTCGAGGGGGTCGGGCATCGCCCCGGGCGCAAGGCGGGGGCGCTGGTGGTGCTCGTCGACGGGGCGCTGGTGCTGTACCTCGAGCGCGGCGGCAAGTCCGCGCTCGCATTCACCGGAGACGAGGGCGAGATCACGGCAGCCACGCGCGACCTCGCCGCGACCGCGCGGGCCCGCCGACTCGACACGCTCACGATCGAACAGGTCAACGGCGCGTTCGTGCACGGGACGGGCTGGGGCCGATCCCTCCGCGATGCCGGATTCGTCGAGTCGCCGCGCGGCCTGACGCTCCGGCGGCTGACCGCGGGCGACGCCGAACGTGCGGCACGCCAGGCCGCAGGATCGCCGAATGCCTGA
- a CDS encoding PspC domain-containing protein translates to MNQLVRPREGRMIAGACLAVANRFGVNVTAVRILTVLAMVFFGLSIWVYLLLWVLIPSEA, encoded by the coding sequence ATGAACCAACTCGTCCGGCCCCGCGAGGGGCGCATGATCGCCGGCGCGTGCCTCGCCGTCGCCAACAGGTTCGGCGTGAACGTCACGGCGGTGCGCATCCTCACCGTCCTCGCGATGGTCTTCTTCGGCCTGTCGATCTGGGTATACCTGCTGCTCTGGGTCCTCATCCCCTCGGAGGCTTGA